DNA sequence from the Sceloporus undulatus isolate JIND9_A2432 ecotype Alabama chromosome 4, SceUnd_v1.1, whole genome shotgun sequence genome:
cttcctctctttcaatgTAAAAAGAATAGAAGCCCTAGAACAGAAATGTGCATCATTCTGTTTCTGCAGTCCAgctgaatgaccctttcatgtaaacttgtgtgattttttaaaactgctgtttTCATTACCTATTTAAATTCAAATTGCATAAATGCTCCCTTTGACAAAGTTATGAGTGAAAAGtataaaggggaaagaaaaatcactcctgcccttcccttgacattttccatttcttaagcCTTCTTTAGATCACTGCTAGAAATACTCTGTTTTTCTCTTTGGATTGTATAAATCTTTCACCACCAGTATGGCACCATTTAGGGTTGTGTTTAGGATTTTTGCTTCAGTGTTAACCTTGTTTAATGTCTCCAAGGACAGTAGTAGGCTAACACTTCAGAGCATGTATTATCCTGAACTCAAGCCAAAACAGCAGCAAACCATTTCCTTGAAGGTCTTTCGCATTTCCAGGCTCCGAAAAGCATAAATAATAGGGTCGATGACTGAATTGCACATAATAAGAACAAGGTACGTGTTAAAATGTGAGGCATAGCAAATACAATGTGGGTTGGTGGGGCAAGAAATGATGAGAATGAGATGAAGGAAAAAAGGTCCCCAACAGGCAATAAAGACCCCAAGGAGAATGGTGATGGTGACAGCCCCTTTCATACAGGTACGCTGGTGGGGGACATTATCCACTGGGAAGGCTGCAATGCGCTTGACATGCAGACGTGCAAACAAGAACATGTGAACATAAAGTGAGGCCATGAGGAAAAGCATGGTAAAAAACATGGCAATGAGGCAGACAATAACAGTTTTGCTCTCAGAATAAACAATGAACATGATGCCACAAAAGATGCAAGCAATCCAGATCATCCCGATGAGGGCCagagctttcttcactgtcatgATGCTGTGGTAACGAAGTGCATAGAAAATGGTAATATACCTGTCAATGGCTATGATCAAAAGGTTGCATATGGAACCAATCAAAGAGATGCAGATCATTGAGTCAAAGACATTGTCCATCTGTTGGATGAAGCGGCTGTTGTTGATGTTTAAATAGCCATTCTCCAAGAGGACAATCATGACAGTTTCCAAAGCATTGGATATGCTCACTAACATGTCAGCTGCTGCCAAGCTACAAAGGAAAAAGTACATGGGGGAATGTAGGTTTCCATTTTTGATCACTGCAAGGATGACAAAGATGTTCTCCAAAAGGCCGATGATCCCCAGTGACAA
Encoded proteins:
- the MC3R gene encoding melanocortin receptor 3, which produces MNTTIHWDLTFQPEEVNSSALFRSREDDGFCELVFIKADVFLSLGIIGLLENIFVILAVIKNGNLHSPMYFFLCSLAAADMLVSISNALETVMIVLLENGYLNINNSRFIQQMDNVFDSMICISLIGSICNLLIIAIDRYITIFYALRYHSIMTVKKALALIGMIWIACIFCGIMFIVYSESKTVIVCLIAMFFTMLFLMASLYVHMFLFARLHVKRIAAFPVDNVPHQRTCMKGAVTITILLGVFIACWGPFFLHLILIISCPTNPHCICYASHFNTYLVLIMCNSVIDPIIYAFRSLEMRKTFKEMVCCCFGLSSG